In Bacillus sp. Cs-700, one genomic interval encodes:
- a CDS encoding thiamine pyrophosphate-dependent dehydrogenase E1 component subunit alpha, whose protein sequence is MAENRHEALGLSDERVLEMFETMLMARKIDERMWLLNRAGKIPFVISCQGQEAAQVGSAFAMDPEKDFVAPYYRDMGVVLSFGMTAKDLMLSGFAKAEDPNSAGRQMPGHFGQKKNNIITGSSPVTTQVPHAVGFALAGRMEGKDLVTFCSFGEGSSNQGDFHEAANFAGVHKLPVLFVCENNKYAISVPVSKQLACEKVSDRAIGYGMPGVTVDGNDPLAVYEAAKEAVERGRRGDGPTLIETVSYRLTPHSSDDDDRAYRTREEVEEAKKKDAVITFAAYLKEVGVLTDEIEKEIHERVQKEVDEATEYAENADYAPAEDAMKYVYEE, encoded by the coding sequence ATGGCTGAAAATCGTCATGAAGCATTAGGACTTTCAGATGAAAGAGTGCTTGAAATGTTTGAAACTATGTTAATGGCTCGTAAAATCGATGAGCGCATGTGGTTACTTAATCGAGCTGGTAAAATTCCTTTCGTTATTTCCTGTCAGGGACAAGAAGCGGCTCAGGTTGGATCTGCATTTGCAATGGATCCAGAGAAAGATTTTGTTGCGCCGTATTACCGTGATATGGGCGTAGTCCTTTCTTTCGGCATGACAGCAAAAGATCTGATGCTCTCAGGTTTCGCTAAAGCAGAAGATCCAAACTCAGCCGGTCGTCAAATGCCGGGTCACTTTGGACAGAAGAAGAACAACATCATTACTGGCTCTTCACCTGTAACAACTCAGGTGCCTCATGCAGTTGGTTTTGCTCTCGCGGGTCGCATGGAAGGGAAAGACCTAGTAACGTTCTGTTCGTTTGGAGAAGGCTCATCCAATCAGGGAGATTTTCATGAGGCTGCTAACTTTGCTGGCGTCCATAAGTTACCAGTGCTATTCGTTTGTGAAAACAACAAATACGCAATTTCAGTACCAGTTTCAAAGCAGTTAGCTTGTGAGAAAGTTTCTGATCGCGCGATTGGTTATGGAATGCCTGGTGTAACGGTTGATGGAAATGATCCACTTGCTGTTTATGAAGCTGCGAAAGAAGCGGTAGAAAGAGGGCGCCGAGGCGATGGCCCAACATTGATTGAGACTGTATCTTATCGTTTAACACCTCACTCAAGTGATGACGATGATCGCGCTTATCGTACGCGTGAAGAAGTTGAAGAAGCGAAGAAAAAAGATGCTGTTATTACGTTTGCAGCTTATTTAAAAGAAGTAGGCGTTTTGACTGATGAAATTGAAAAAGAAATTCATGAGCGTGTTCAAAAAGAAGTAGATGAAGCAACAGAGTACGCAGAAAATGCA
- the lpdA gene encoding dihydrolipoyl dehydrogenase, producing the protein MAEEYDLVIMGGGTGGYVAAIRASQLGLKTAIVEKRELGGTCLHRGCIPSKALLRSAEVYATAKHGEKFGVMAKEIALDFKKVQERKQGIVDQLHNGVKHLMKQGKIDVFEGFGRILGPSIFSPMPGTVSVEMNNGEENEMLIPKNVIIATGSKPRTLPGLEVDGDYVMTSDEALHMESLPSSIIIVGGGVIGIEWASMLVDFGVEVTVLEYADRIVPTEDKDISKEAHKLMKKKGIKLFTGAKVMGESLTKDQGVSIQAEHEGETKTFSADKMLVSVGREANVKNIGLENTTIEVDKGVIQTNEFFQTKESHIYAIGDVIGGMQLAHVASHEGITAVEHLADQDPTPIDYTQVPSCIYSSPEMASVGLTESQAKEQGHNVKIGKFPFKAIGKALVFGESDGFVKIVADADNEDLLGVHMIGPHVTDMISEAGLAKVLDAASWEVAHTIHPHPTLSEAIGEAALAVDGKAIHS; encoded by the coding sequence ATGGCTGAAGAATATGATCTCGTCATAATGGGTGGAGGTACTGGTGGCTATGTAGCTGCTATTCGTGCTTCCCAACTAGGTCTAAAAACGGCAATCGTTGAAAAGCGTGAACTTGGCGGTACTTGTTTGCATCGCGGCTGTATTCCAAGTAAAGCGTTACTTCGAAGTGCTGAAGTATATGCCACTGCTAAGCATGGAGAGAAATTTGGCGTGATGGCAAAGGAAATTGCGTTAGATTTTAAAAAGGTTCAAGAACGTAAGCAGGGAATTGTTGATCAGCTTCATAATGGCGTGAAGCACCTTATGAAACAAGGGAAAATAGATGTATTTGAAGGATTCGGTCGAATTCTTGGACCATCCATTTTCTCTCCAATGCCTGGTACGGTTTCAGTTGAAATGAATAACGGGGAAGAAAATGAAATGTTGATTCCTAAAAACGTTATTATTGCAACGGGCTCGAAGCCGCGTACGCTTCCTGGTCTCGAGGTAGATGGCGATTATGTAATGACCTCAGATGAAGCTCTTCATATGGAAAGCCTCCCGTCTTCCATTATTATTGTCGGCGGTGGCGTTATTGGAATTGAGTGGGCGTCCATGCTTGTTGATTTTGGTGTAGAGGTGACTGTCCTCGAGTATGCTGATCGTATTGTCCCAACCGAAGATAAAGATATCTCCAAAGAAGCACACAAATTGATGAAGAAAAAGGGGATCAAGCTTTTCACTGGCGCAAAAGTGATGGGCGAGTCCTTAACAAAGGATCAGGGTGTATCCATTCAAGCGGAACATGAAGGAGAAACGAAAACGTTCTCTGCAGACAAGATGCTCGTGTCAGTAGGACGGGAAGCAAACGTAAAAAACATCGGTCTTGAGAATACAACAATTGAAGTAGATAAAGGCGTTATTCAAACCAATGAATTTTTCCAAACGAAAGAATCTCATATATACGCGATTGGTGATGTAATTGGTGGTATGCAGCTTGCTCACGTTGCTTCACATGAAGGGATTACTGCAGTAGAACACCTAGCCGATCAAGATCCTACCCCAATCGATTATACTCAGGTTCCAAGCTGTATTTACAGCAGTCCAGAGATGGCAAGTGTAGGGTTAACGGAATCGCAAGCGAAAGAGCAAGGTCATAACGTTAAGATTGGAAAGTTCCCTTTTAAAGCAATAGGAAAAGCACTTGTTTTTGGAGAATCTGATGGATTTGTGAAAATTGTAGCTGATGCGGACAATGAGGATCTTTTAGGAGTACATATGATCGGCCCTCACGTAACCGATATGATTTCTGAAGCGGGTCTAGCGAAAGTTCTTGATGCGGCCTCTTGGGAAGTGGCGCATACCATTCATCCTCACCCTACACTGTCTGAAGCAATCGGTGAAGCTGCTCTTGCAGTGGATGGGAAAGCAATTCATTCTTAA
- the buk gene encoding butyrate kinase produces the protein MTDKVYRLLVINPGSTSTKIGVFDNERAVFEKSLRHDTDEINQFKTIIDQYEFRKNTILEALDEEDINISRLSAVVGRGGLLRPIEGGTYSVNERMLEDLRNGYSGEHASNLGGIIAFEIAEQLNIPSFIVDPVVVDELQDVARLSGVPEIERKSIFHALNQKAVARRVASQLNSKYEDLNLIVTHMGGGITVGAHRKGKVVDVNNGLHGEGPFSPERAGTVPVGDLVAMCFSGEYYADEIMKKLVGQAGYVGYLGTNDAVKVEQRIHAGDEKAKLIFDAMAYQVAKEIGAASAVLAGEVDAIVLTGGLAYGKQFVSQITEQIKWIADVLVHPGENELQALAEGGLRVLREEEIAKIYPVSSVESMV, from the coding sequence GTGACAGATAAAGTATATAGACTTCTGGTAATCAACCCGGGATCAACTTCAACAAAAATAGGCGTATTTGATAATGAACGTGCTGTATTTGAGAAATCATTACGGCACGATACAGATGAAATCAATCAATTTAAAACAATCATCGATCAATATGAATTTAGGAAAAATACCATTCTTGAAGCGTTAGATGAAGAAGATATTAATATTTCGAGATTATCTGCGGTTGTAGGACGCGGTGGTTTGTTGCGTCCGATCGAGGGTGGAACATATTCAGTTAATGAACGTATGCTTGAAGATCTTCGTAATGGTTATTCGGGTGAACATGCTTCGAATTTAGGTGGGATTATTGCTTTTGAAATTGCTGAACAGCTCAATATCCCATCTTTTATTGTTGACCCAGTAGTTGTTGATGAGCTTCAAGATGTAGCTCGCCTTTCTGGAGTGCCAGAAATCGAACGTAAAAGTATTTTTCATGCATTAAACCAAAAAGCAGTCGCCAGACGAGTAGCTTCTCAATTAAATAGCAAATACGAAGATCTCAATCTTATCGTAACTCATATGGGGGGCGGGATTACTGTTGGTGCACACCGAAAAGGAAAAGTTGTTGATGTAAATAATGGCTTACACGGTGAAGGTCCATTCTCACCAGAACGTGCGGGAACAGTTCCTGTTGGTGATCTAGTCGCCATGTGTTTTTCAGGAGAGTATTACGCTGATGAAATCATGAAAAAGCTTGTTGGACAAGCAGGTTACGTTGGGTACCTTGGCACTAACGATGCCGTAAAAGTTGAGCAGCGAATTCACGCTGGAGATGAGAAAGCAAAACTTATTTTCGATGCTATGGCGTATCAGGTAGCCAAAGAGATTGGAGCGGCTAGTGCTGTTCTTGCTGGAGAAGTGGATGCGATCGTTTTAACTGGTGGTCTAGCTTATGGAAAACAATTTGTCTCTCAAATAACAGAGCAAATCAAGTGGATTGCTGACGTTCTCGTTCATCCTGGTGAAAATGAGCTACAAGCACTCGCAGAAGGTGGATTACGCGTGTTAAGAGAAGAGGAAATAGCGAAAATTTATCCTGTTTCTTCTGTGGAGTCAATGGTTTAG
- the bcd gene encoding branched-chain amino acid dehydrogenase — MELFTYMEKYDYEQVVVCQDKASGLKAIIAIHDTTLGPALGGTRMWTYASEEAAFEDALRLAKGMTYKNAAAGLNLGGGKTVIIGDPRKDKNEAMFRAFGRYIQGLNGRYITAEDVGTTVQDMDTIHEETEYVTGISPAFGSSGNPSPVTAYGVYVGMKAAAKEAFGTDSLQGKTVAVQGVGNVAYNLCKHLHEEGASLVVTDINKESVDRAVTDFGAKAVDPDDIYEVDCDIFAPCALGAIINDDTIGKIKAKVIAGAANNQLRETTHGDQIHEMGIVYAPDYVINAGGVINVADELYGYNRDRAMKRVDGIYDTISKVIEISKRDGIPTYAAADRLAEERIEQMKQSRSQFLMNSQHILGHRR, encoded by the coding sequence ATGGAACTTTTTACTTATATGGAGAAATACGATTATGAACAAGTGGTTGTTTGTCAAGATAAAGCTTCAGGATTAAAAGCGATTATTGCGATTCATGATACAACCCTAGGACCGGCTCTCGGTGGAACAAGAATGTGGACATACGCTTCTGAAGAAGCTGCATTTGAGGATGCACTTCGTTTAGCCAAAGGAATGACGTACAAAAATGCTGCAGCAGGTTTAAATCTCGGTGGAGGAAAAACAGTTATCATCGGTGATCCTCGTAAAGACAAAAATGAAGCGATGTTCCGTGCTTTTGGACGATATATTCAGGGGTTAAACGGTCGTTACATTACTGCCGAAGACGTGGGTACTACTGTTCAAGATATGGATACTATTCATGAAGAAACAGAATATGTAACTGGTATTTCACCAGCGTTCGGTTCTTCTGGTAACCCTTCTCCTGTAACAGCTTATGGTGTATATGTAGGAATGAAGGCGGCAGCAAAAGAAGCGTTTGGTACAGATTCTTTACAAGGTAAAACAGTAGCTGTTCAAGGTGTAGGAAATGTTGCCTATAATCTCTGCAAACACCTTCATGAAGAAGGAGCTTCTCTAGTTGTTACAGATATCAACAAAGAATCAGTTGATCGTGCAGTAACCGACTTTGGTGCAAAAGCTGTAGATCCCGACGACATTTACGAGGTAGACTGTGATATTTTTGCACCATGTGCACTTGGTGCAATTATCAATGACGATACAATTGGAAAAATTAAAGCAAAAGTTATTGCAGGAGCAGCAAACAACCAGCTTCGCGAAACGACACACGGTGATCAAATCCATGAGATGGGTATTGTTTATGCGCCAGACTATGTTATCAATGCTGGTGGTGTTATTAACGTTGCAGATGAGCTTTATGGATATAATCGCGATCGTGCAATGAAGCGCGTTGATGGCATTTATGACACTATTTCAAAAGTTATCGAAATTTCTAAACGCGATGGTATTCCTACTTATGCAGCGGCAGACCGTCTTGCTGAAGAAAGAATTGAGCAAATGAAGCAGTCAAGAAGTCAATTCTTAATGAACTCTCAGCATATTTTAGGTCATCGTAGATAA
- the yqiS gene encoding phosphate butyryltransferase, with product MNLDQLVMEVSKQPNKTIALAAAADKEVIEAVHKAIQKQLASFILYGDKQDIKRMLTDEGLTESSSLQIVHVESDQEASRMAVQAVRNGDADVLMKGMVSTSVILKEVLNKEYGLRKGKVLSHVAAFDVQGYERLIFVTDSGMNIEPDLTQKVEIVNNAVSIARSIGIERPKVVPLAAVEVINPAMQATLDASALTQMNRRDQISECVIDGPLALDNAISIEAAEHKGIQSEVAGKADILLVPSIEVGNALYKSLVYFANAKVGGVIAGAKAPIVLTSRADSSESKVYSIALAVSSAK from the coding sequence ATGAATCTAGATCAACTTGTAATGGAAGTATCCAAACAACCTAACAAAACGATTGCACTTGCTGCTGCTGCAGATAAAGAAGTGATTGAAGCGGTTCATAAAGCTATTCAGAAGCAACTGGCTTCATTCATTCTTTACGGTGATAAGCAAGATATCAAGCGAATGTTAACAGATGAAGGTTTAACTGAATCATCATCTCTTCAAATTGTGCATGTGGAGTCAGATCAAGAGGCTTCGAGGATGGCTGTTCAAGCCGTTCGAAATGGAGATGCCGATGTTTTAATGAAAGGAATGGTCTCCACTTCAGTAATTTTAAAAGAAGTTTTAAATAAAGAATATGGCTTGCGAAAAGGAAAGGTTCTTTCGCACGTAGCCGCATTTGATGTTCAAGGATATGAACGACTGATTTTTGTAACAGACTCTGGTATGAATATTGAGCCGGATTTAACGCAAAAGGTGGAAATTGTTAATAACGCCGTATCGATTGCGAGAAGTATTGGCATTGAGCGCCCTAAAGTTGTTCCGTTAGCCGCAGTAGAAGTCATTAATCCAGCTATGCAAGCGACGCTTGATGCATCGGCGCTAACTCAGATGAATAGAAGAGACCAGATTTCTGAATGCGTGATTGATGGACCACTCGCATTGGATAACGCTATTTCAATAGAAGCAGCAGAGCATAAGGGAATACAAAGTGAAGTAGCTGGGAAAGCAGATATCCTTCTTGTTCCTTCAATAGAAGTAGGGAACGCATTGTATAAATCACTTGTCTATTTTGCAAATGCAAAAGTTGGAGGAGTCATTGCTGGCGCTAAAGCACCAATCGTTTTAACTTCACGCGCAGATAGTTCAGAAAGCAAAGTTTATAGTATCGCGCTTGCAGTAAGTTCAGCTAAATAA